CCAAGCGCGGTTGCCAGGGAGGTCGGCGTATGGATGGCAGCCATCCTGAGCACATCGATTCCTATTTCAATCAGAAAGAACTGAAGAAATAACGGAATTTGACCTGGATCATTCGGACCGATAAATGCCAGCTTCTCCGGGAGCAGTTCTGGTTTGACCGCGAATAAATACCATAAAGGAAGCATGAACAAGGAAGCCCATACAGCCATGAACCGCACCATTCTAAGATAAGCACCGACAAGCGGTTTATTTCGGTACTCCTCGGCGTGCTGCAAATGATGCCAGAAGGTTGTCGGGGTTATAAGGACACTTGGCGATCCGTCAACGATGATGCAGACATGGCCTTCATATAAATGTGTTGCAGCTGTATCAGGGCGCTCTGTGTATCTTACAGTGGGAAATGGGTTCCAATGCTGGCCTGAGATAAATTCTTCGATCGTTTTCTCTCCCATTGGCAATCCGTCCGTATCAATTTTACTGATTGAATCCTTTACTTTCTTGACCATCTCTGGATCGGCAATATCCTCTATGTAACTGACGACCACATCTGTCTTTGACCTTCTGCCGACCTGCAAGTACTCCATTCTCAATGTACGGTCACGGATTCTTCTTCTTGTAAGCGCAGTATTGAAGACCAATGTTTCCACGAAACCATCTCTCGAACCTCTTACCACCCTTTCTGTATCTGGTTCCTGCGGCCCGCGCACTGGATAGGTTCTTGCATCAATCAGGATGATTTCAGCCACTCCATCTACTGCTAGCGCCGTAGGGCCAGCCAGAACCATATCTGCTACCTTATCAAGGTCGTCAGTCGTTTCTACCTCAACATAAGGGATGTATGTCTTGACCAGTTTCTTGAGTGTATCAATGTCCAGGGCTCCAGGCTCAAGCTTCGCAAGCAACTGCATGATATAGAGAAGGATATCGTCCTTTACAAATCCATCAACAAGAAATAGTGCCATTTCTCTGCCGGCGTACTCGACATCCAGATGGATTACATCAAAACTCTTCCCAATTCCCAGTTCTTCTCTTAAATACTCAATATTTTTTTTCAAATCTTCCTGTACGGGATGCTTCGTTTTTTCTGTCATATTCTATCCAAACACCTTTCGTTAAGGCTCTTTTATAAACTTTGTTGATGCGATCTTATATCTAACTGTGGTCTTAGACCAGGATAAAATTGAAAGAGCACTTACCATGTAATACAGGAGCAGCCATTATGCAATAAGCTGACCAATATTTTCCTGTCCACTTCTTTCACCATCTTAGACAAAAAAACGTAAATACATACTTAATTGCATGTGTTCCGGACAAGTATCATATAGTGGTTATACCGACCTACCAGACAATCTGAAAAGGGTGAGCCTAATGAAAAAGTATATATTTTTGGGAATTAGCGCATTAGCCATTGCAGTCTCCGCATTGATGATCCAGCTTCAGAACGTAAACAGTTCAGAGGAGACGATCACTTTTTTTCCATTGAATGATTCTGTGCAGTACAAGAGCGTGAGTACTTCGTTGGCGCTGCAAAAAGATAAAAAAAATGATAAGCATACAATTGATTGGAAGATGCAGTCCAGTTTGGACCAGGAGGCATACTTAAGACAGGATATGGGGCTATTGTTTGTCAACGGACTTTTAAAAGGAAAAGCTGCCAAATGGGAGCAGGATACAGCAGATGTGTACCAGGAAGACTTCATTTCAAACGGGGAAAGCGCAAGGTATGACGCCATCACTTTTCATTATTCCGAACTGCATGGGGACGGCGACAGAATCACAAGCGCTCAAAGGATGTCTGATGACATGCTATATGTGATTGATTCTCCTTTCAGTACACTTCAATCCTTCTCTGTCGCCAAAAGTAAGCAAGAGAAGGAATGGAAGAATGTCCTGAATAAAAGTGTAAGTAACACACTGAATAAAAGCTTGAACAAGGCTGAAAAGACGTATGGGTTTAAAGCTTCTAATTATATTGCTGTACCTCTCGATACAATCAGACAATACGAAGACCAGCCTTTAAAAGGTTTTACACAAAAAGAGACTGCCAATATTGTTGGGAAGTTAATGGAAGGGTTATATAAAAATTATTACCTTGGCATAAAAAAAAGCGATGGCACTGTCGTTGATCCGATTGACAGTACCATGCCTTTGATTTTGGTTTCTAATGATAAAAGCCATCTGCTGGTTGTAACACAAACTGACTCTGGTGAAAGCATTGTACTCAAGCAGCTTCTTCAAGGTAGTAATTAATCTGCTCAAGTGTTTCTCGGTAACTATCCTGCCCAGGATTTAACTCTACTGCCTTTTCAGCATAAGTTTGAGCTTTCTTGAGTTCCTTTTCATCGAAATATATCAAAGCCAGATTGTAATATGCTTCATGGAAGTCGGGAGACATATCAATAACATTAAGAAGATTACGTTTAGCTTCCTCAAGCTGACCCAGCTTTATTTCGGTAAATGAAAGCATGAATAATGATTCCGCCGAAAGTGTCTCCAACTTCCGATAATCCGTTAGCAGCTCATTGGCCTGCTCATACTCTTCCGCTTTTATATGCTGTTGAGCAAGCACCAATATTGATCTTTCATCTACTAAATTTGCTTTGCCGCTAAAACCATACTGCAGTGATAAAAAAACTGCAGCAACAGAAACAACCAGGAATGCACCTTGAAGCATAGGACGTTTCTTTTTAGGAAGGTGGAAAATACCGGCTGATGCAAACCCTCCGACAAGACCTCCTATATGTCCAGCATTATCAATTCCAGGAATGGTAAAGCCAAAAGCAAGGTTGATTCCAAGCACTACAAGGATATTCAGTCCCAATGTCCGCCAAAACAGCCTTGGTTTGGCGACACCAAAATAAAGTAAAGCTCCAAAGCAGCCAAATATCGCGCCGCTCGCTCCTGCTGAAAGATTTGGACTAAAAATGAAGCTGGCCAGTACTCCGGCGAAACCTGAGAAAATATATATAAACAAAAACCGCAAATTGCCGTAGAGCCGTTCAACCATCGTCCCTAAGTAATATAAAGCGAGGGTATTCATGAATAGATGGAGCAGTCCGATATGGATGATAATCGGTGTGAAAAATCTCCACCATTCTCCCTCAATTATAAGGGGGTTGAATTTTGCACCAAATTTTATCAGCGTTGAAGTATCCGTGCTTCCACCCGCTGCCTCAAGAACCAGGAACATCAGCACCTGTACCGCGATGAATAGATAGGTGAAAAAAGGCTTCCCATAATTGAATATCGATTGTTCTTCCTTAGCGCGACTAACTGCACTGGAAAGAGCATTTTTCTTTATAGACTCTATATCATCGACAGAGAATTCCTCTGCTAAATCAATCTCGATGTTACCATCAATCCTATTTTCTATTTTCTTTAATGCTTCAGACGCATTTGCCCGATCCACTAAAATGGATTCAACAGTTACCTTGCCATTTTCAGAAAGGGTCGGTTCGGCGATTCTAAACTCATAATCGTCTACTGGGGGATAAGCACTAAAGTAGAGATTAAGAATCTTCAACTCTCCTTTAGCAAGTTTCCTGCGGATTCTGTCTCCATTCTCCGCAGTCAACCCGAGATCCCTTTGCAGCCAGTTGCTCCAATCAAGATTATAATGCAGCAGGCGAACAACCTGCGTATTTTTGTTTTCTGTCTTTTCCAGCCATAGCTCTCCGTGATCCTGCGAAAGCTGCAGGATACGATAGTCCTTCTTCACAATCAGGAATTCCGTGACCTTCCAAAACAAATAATCTTCCAAAAAAGCCAACATCTCCCCTACTTTCCTGCCCCGGTCCCAGCCGTTAATATGTATTTATTTTTTCCTCTATAAAGTTATTATAAACTAAAGAACCATTAGCGAGATAACAAGAGCCCTTAAAACAGAAAAAGACCCGACAAGGTCTTTTTACTGAAACTCCGAAGGTCCTGGAAATAATGAATCCATCATTTTGCTTCTAATACCAGGCATACCCATGATTGAACCCACAGCCACCCGGCGTAAAAACCTGTTGCCAAGAAGCATATTCATGACCCTGTACCTGTTCTCAAAAACAAAATAGCCTGCCAGACCAAGCATGAAAATCGAAATTATTTTCCTTGCCATATAAATCCCTCCCTTTTTATTTTGGGAATAAAACCAATTTTTTATCCCCTTATCTTATAAGTCAAAAAAAGGAGTATATATAATAGAAGAAAGCGGTTTCAAAAACAGTGAATATAAAAAAGGGCTGCATTGATCAACAGCCCATTTTCCTTATCCCTTCAAGACAGGGTCCATTACTTTTCTCAATACTTCTACAGAATGGTCAAATTTCTGTTGTTCTTCTGCATCCAGGGAGAGTTCGACGATTTCTCTGATCCCGTTTCGGTTTACGATAGCTGGAACGCCGATATAGATGTCGTCGTGACCATATTCGCCGCTAAGGTTAGCTGAAACGGTAAGGATTGAATTCTCATTTTGGAGAATCGCTTTAGTCAATCGGACTAGACCCATGGCGATTCCATAATAGGTGGCTCCTTTACGCTGGATGATATGATAGGCAGCATCACGTACATTCGTGAAAATCTCTTCCAGGTCATCGTGTTTATAATGTTCCTGATCTTTCATCATTTTGGCGATCGGCTTTCCACCTATGTCGGCATGGCTCCATACAGGCAATTCAGTATCACCATGCTCACCTATAATATAGGCATGTACGTTTCGAGTATCTACATTGAAATAATCTCCAAGCAAGAATCGGAATCTTGCAGTATCAAGGATTGTCCCTGAACCAATGACACGTTCCTTTGGCAGTCCAGAGAATTTCCATACAGCATATGTGAGGATATCAACAGGATTTGTTGCGACAAGGAAAATTCCGTCAAAACCGTTGGCCATAATTTCATCTACAATACTTTTAAAAATTTTCGTGTTTTTCTCTACAAGATCCAGCCTTGTTTCTCCTGGCTTTTGATTGGCCCCAGCACAAAGCACCACCAAATCCGCATCCTTGCAATCTGCATATGAACCAAACCAGATTTTAGTCTGGGAAGGAGCAAACGCCATTCCGTGATTCAAATCCATAGCGTCCCCTTCAGACTTTTCCTTATTAAGATCAACAAGTACTAATTCTTCAGTTACTCCCTGATTGACCATCGCAAATGCATAACTGGAACCAACGAAGCCTGTTCCAACCAAAACAACACGGTTCACATGATTTTTCATCCGTATACCCCCTTGAATTATTTCTTCTCAATTAGATTGTACTTTTTTTATCGAACTTAATGTATCGATTTTAATTTATGGAAACGTTATCATTATAAACATTTTGTTACATTTCGATTCTTGTTGTTTTATTTGATTGCTGCATCCTTGTTACTATGGGTACATCTGATTTAAGTTTAAAGGATATTATATAAAACAATTCCCATACTAGCCGCTGTGAAACATGAAATAAAGTTTACGACGTCGTTGTTAATCCGAGAAAATCCTGATACTTTTTTGGTTGGCAGGGTGCAATGGGTTAATTTTTCTGTAAGAAGATTGCAGCGGACGCATTTAAAGCCTGCCTGAATATAGGCTCCAAACAACGTATCCAGCAACGCCCCAGTCACACCCAAGAGAAACACAGACAATATCCAGCCAGCACCTTCATTGAATAGAAAACCACCGGTTAAAGCAATTAACAAGGATCCTGCTGCTGAAGCGGCTGTTCCAAATCCAGAGATTGCTCCCGAGGTTCCACGTGGCACCGTTTTGAAGGATTTAATCGATACGGGCTGCTTTCTGCTTAGCACTCCAAGTTCTGACGCCCAGGTATCTGCATTGGCACTGGCAATAGAGATACCAAGTACGAGGAACCAAACTGGATCAGGTGAAATGAAATTTGCCAGACCAGCAATTGCTGCAGTACCTCCATTTGCTGCTACCTGGGCCCAATCCCTTGCTGATCCTTTTTCATGTAACTCGCCCAGGTGTTCCTTCACCTTGCTTTTATACCTGGACAGGAGGCTGGAGGTAAGAAAGAAAGCTCCCATTAAAAAAAGGCCCTTTAAACCAAAACCTGCCCATAGGGACATCCCGGTCAAAAAAGCAGCTATAGCTCCCGATGGTTTCAAAAGCTTAAAATATCCAGATGCAGCTGCAAATAAGGCAATAAATCCAATTACCAAGAGCTGGTCAATCTCCAATGACGATAACTCCTTCGCTGGTGATTATTTTTCGAACCGGGATATCATGACTTTCAATAGGAATATCAGAAACGATCTGGTCTTTAAATGCCAGGGAAATCGTTTTTCCATGGTAGTTTGCCAGAAAACGATCATAGTATCCTCCTCCGAACCCAAGCCGGTACCCGTCTTTATTAAAAGCGAGTCCAGGAACGACGACTAAATCAATCTCTCCAGCGCTAACAGTATTCGTTTCTGAAACAATTGGCTCTAGCAAACCATAAAAAACTGATTCAAGTTCAGAAAATCGCTTCAGCTCCCTGAAGTCCAGTCTCCGTGTCTTCGGCTCGCATTTTGGAACGACCATTCTTTTTCCCTGCTCCCAACCCTTCCTGATAATTTGGAAAGTATCGACCTCTGGAGCTTTTGATACAGTGATCGCGACTGTTGAGGCTTCCATCCATTCGTCATTTTGGAATAGCTGCTGTGCGACCTTGTATGATTGGTCTTCGTATTGTGGCAGGCTAAGTTCTGATAGTTTTGCTTTAATGGTCTTCCTAAGTTTTTTTTTGGCATCCATCCGTTTTTCCCCCAAACGTCCTGAGTATAATATGTATTGTTTTACTAACGTCATTCAATAACTCCCTATGTATAAACAATACCATTACTTCCAGCAAGCGAGAAATGAATTATATGGTTTTTAGACAAACAAAAAAGCAGCTGGGAAAAAATCCCGCTGCTTATTTTGTTTCACGATGTAAAGTTGCGCGCTTTTCTCTTGAGCAGTATTTCTTAAGCTCAAGACGATCTGGGTTGTTACGCTTATTTTTTTTAGAAATATAGTTGCGCTCTCCGCATTCTGTGCAAGCTAATGTAATATTTACACGCATGTAATTTCCCTCCAAACTATTCTAGCTAGGTTCGTGCATACGACTTTTCTATAATATCACTTTTTGTCGGGAATTGCTAGTGTGTTTTTTAAAAGCATTTCATTCAAGTGAACAACCATATTTTTTTCATTTCCTTCGATCATCCAGCAGCTGCTTTTTTGTGTTTCACGAGGACCCATTTGCAAATCAAGCGAGAATAAGCTGGCCGCCGATCCCTTTGCCATTGGCTGATAATTAAGCCTCCCTGATTCCCGGCAATTCCAGAGTCGTTCTGTGCTCACATTCCATAACGGCTGGACTGTACACTGTTTCATCTTCCCATTGCTATTCAAACCGTTTACGAGATAAATCCTTTTATCTGCAAAGTGAAAGATGACATCTTCATTTGGCGATACAAAACTGAATTGTTCATTAACACTATCAGCTTGGCGCTGCATCAGGATTAATTTCGCTTCTTTGCCAACTTTGGAATGGTTCGTCACATAAAGATTGAAAAATTCTACCCTTGAATGAACATTTGCCTGTTTGATTTTTATCGATAAATCTTCCTGCGGCAAAAGCTTCTCCGTCACACTCCCAAGCCAATACACTTTTCCATTGACCCATATGCCAGGACTAAAAATCAATGGTTTCCTGCTGTATTCAAAGTTCTCTTCATTGTCGATTTTGAGATAAGCATTCGTCTTCATTAATACCCTCCTTATGGCAATAGTTTGATAACGCGCTTATATATAGTGTATCTGTTGTCTTTGCATTTCGTTCCCAGCTGAATTTCTCTTGAACTGAAATCATACCGGTTCGGCCGATTTCCTCAGCGCGGGCTTCATTTTCAAGAATCCAATTAATAATGTGGACAAGGCTTTCTTCATTTCCTGGCTGCATATAGAACCCAGTTTTAAAATCCTCAATCAATGTTTGCAATCCTCCGGTTTTTGCGACGACTGTCGGGACGCCAGCCGCAAGTGCCTCCGCTGCGGCAAGACCAAAAGGTTCATAGCTGCTGGCAAAAACAGCCACATCTGACCTTTTCATTAAACCGGAACGGATTTCATCATTAATAAACCCTATAAAATACACGAACCCATCCAGCCCCATCTCCACGACCTTTTTCCTATATTCTTCTAATAACGGCCCATTTCCCGCTACTACAAAGCATAGATCCGAAGCTTTATGTTTCAGCAGGACTGCAGCTGCAATCAATGTTTGGAATCCTTTTTCCTTAACGATTCTTCCTATTGAGAAGACCAGTTTCTTGCCGGAAATGAACGGATATAACTCTTCGATATCGAAATCAATATCATCCACTTTTTCCGATAGAGCCCCATTAGGGATCACTGTAATCTTGTTGTCGGGGATTTTAAATAATGAGATGACTTCA
This window of the Mesobacillus jeotgali genome carries:
- a CDS encoding glycosyltransferase family 4 protein codes for the protein MKGSQSQKEKTILMLSWEYPPHIMGGLARHVHALSTELAKSNQQIHVLTSKPYDSQEYEKQGTVHIHRVNPINDQDPDFLSWMAGLNLAVIEEALNIAKHIEFNAVHTHDWMTGPAADFISRTLDIPLIATIHGTEFGRNKGIFTELQQLISRKENELCHTADEIIVCSDFMKAEVISLFKIPDNKITVIPNGALSEKVDDIDFDIEELYPFISGKKLVFSIGRIVKEKGFQTLIAAAVLLKHKASDLCFVVAGNGPLLEEYRKKVVEMGLDGFVYFIGFINDEIRSGLMKRSDVAVFASSYEPFGLAAAEALAAGVPTVVAKTGGLQTLIEDFKTGFYMQPGNEESLVHIINWILENEARAEEIGRTGMISVQEKFSWERNAKTTDTLYISALSNYCHKEGINEDECLSQNRQ
- a CDS encoding L-lactate dehydrogenase, translated to MKNHVNRVVLVGTGFVGSSYAFAMVNQGVTEELVLVDLNKEKSEGDAMDLNHGMAFAPSQTKIWFGSYADCKDADLVVLCAGANQKPGETRLDLVEKNTKIFKSIVDEIMANGFDGIFLVATNPVDILTYAVWKFSGLPKERVIGSGTILDTARFRFLLGDYFNVDTRNVHAYIIGEHGDTELPVWSHADIGGKPIAKMMKDQEHYKHDDLEEIFTNVRDAAYHIIQRKGATYYGIAMGLVRLTKAILQNENSILTVSANLSGEYGHDDIYIGVPAIVNRNGIREIVELSLDAEEQQKFDHSVEVLRKVMDPVLKG
- a CDS encoding spore germination protein, producing MTEKTKHPVQEDLKKNIEYLREELGIGKSFDVIHLDVEYAGREMALFLVDGFVKDDILLYIMQLLAKLEPGALDIDTLKKLVKTYIPYVEVETTDDLDKVADMVLAGPTALAVDGVAEIILIDARTYPVRGPQEPDTERVVRGSRDGFVETLVFNTALTRRRIRDRTLRMEYLQVGRRSKTDVVVSYIEDIADPEMVKKVKDSISKIDTDGLPMGEKTIEEFISGQHWNPFPTVRYTERPDTAATHLYEGHVCIIVDGSPSVLITPTTFWHHLQHAEEYRNKPLVGAYLRMVRFMAVWASLFMLPLWYLFAVKPELLPEKLAFIGPNDPGQIPLFLQFFLIEIGIDVLRMAAIHTPTSLATALGLVAALMIGQVAVEVGLLTNEVILYLAIAAIGTFATPSYEMSLANRLVRIFLLVLTAAFQLYGFLIGVVLFIILLARMNSFGVPYLWPFIPFNPRAFRDVLVRSPIPLKNRRPRILKPQDPDR
- a CDS encoding 5-formyltetrahydrofolate cyclo-ligase is translated as MTLVKQYILYSGRLGEKRMDAKKKLRKTIKAKLSELSLPQYEDQSYKVAQQLFQNDEWMEASTVAITVSKAPEVDTFQIIRKGWEQGKRMVVPKCEPKTRRLDFRELKRFSELESVFYGLLEPIVSETNTVSAGEIDLVVVPGLAFNKDGYRLGFGGGYYDRFLANYHGKTISLAFKDQIVSDIPIESHDIPVRKIITSEGVIVIGD
- a CDS encoding rhomboid family protein; translation: MLAFLEDYLFWKVTEFLIVKKDYRILQLSQDHGELWLEKTENKNTQVVRLLHYNLDWSNWLQRDLGLTAENGDRIRRKLAKGELKILNLYFSAYPPVDDYEFRIAEPTLSENGKVTVESILVDRANASEALKKIENRIDGNIEIDLAEEFSVDDIESIKKNALSSAVSRAKEEQSIFNYGKPFFTYLFIAVQVLMFLVLEAAGGSTDTSTLIKFGAKFNPLIIEGEWWRFFTPIIIHIGLLHLFMNTLALYYLGTMVERLYGNLRFLFIYIFSGFAGVLASFIFSPNLSAGASGAIFGCFGALLYFGVAKPRLFWRTLGLNILVVLGINLAFGFTIPGIDNAGHIGGLVGGFASAGIFHLPKKKRPMLQGAFLVVSVAAVFLSLQYGFSGKANLVDERSILVLAQQHIKAEEYEQANELLTDYRKLETLSAESLFMLSFTEIKLGQLEEAKRNLLNVIDMSPDFHEAYYNLALIYFDEKELKKAQTYAEKAVELNPGQDSYRETLEQINYYLEEAA
- the rpmG gene encoding 50S ribosomal protein L33 produces the protein MRVNITLACTECGERNYISKKNKRNNPDRLELKKYCSREKRATLHRETK
- a CDS encoding DUF92 domain-containing protein, with amino-acid sequence MEIDQLLVIGFIALFAAASGYFKLLKPSGAIAAFLTGMSLWAGFGLKGLFLMGAFFLTSSLLSRYKSKVKEHLGELHEKGSARDWAQVAANGGTAAIAGLANFISPDPVWFLVLGISIASANADTWASELGVLSRKQPVSIKSFKTVPRGTSGAISGFGTAASAAGSLLIALTGGFLFNEGAGWILSVFLLGVTGALLDTLFGAYIQAGFKCVRCNLLTEKLTHCTLPTKKVSGFSRINNDVVNFISCFTAASMGIVLYNIL